The Dehalogenimonas lykanthroporepellens BL-DC-9 genome includes a window with the following:
- a CDS encoding 3-oxoacyl-(acyl-carrier-protein) synthase 2 (KEGG: dev:DhcVS_836 3-oxoacyl-[acyl-carrier-protein] synthase II~TIGRFAM: 3-oxoacyl-[acyl-carrier-protein] synthase 2~PFAM: Beta-ketoacyl synthase), producing the protein MSDKSVASPTERRVVITGIGIVSPLGLSADITWDGLINGRNGIEPLTLFDASDLETRFGGEVKGFEPTDFINRKDVRRMDRFAQLAVAAARQAVEAAGFDCEARGEETGVIIGSGIGGLTTMFEQTKVFLDKGPSRITPFLIPMMISDMAAAQVSISLGLKGPNFCTTSACSSGSDAIGVAFESIKQGRSDAMLAGGSESGMNPLAFAAFNALNALSTANDDPQHASRPFDADRTGFVMSEGAAVLVLEELSVAQARGADIVAEIIGYGASGDAFHITQPIESGEGAARAMVMAFKRAGIEPAEIDYVNAHGTSTQLNDKMETRAIKTVLGDHACKVAVSSTKSMLGHLIGAAGATEAAICALTIKNGIIPPTINYTTPDPDCDLDYVPNTARKADVRTTLSNSFGFGGHNSVLILRRFS; encoded by the coding sequence ATGTCCGATAAATCTGTCGCTTCGCCTACCGAACGCCGGGTGGTCATTACCGGTATTGGAATCGTCTCCCCGCTGGGACTTTCCGCCGACATCACCTGGGACGGGCTGATTAATGGCCGCAACGGCATCGAACCGCTGACCCTGTTCGATGCCTCCGACCTGGAAACGCGATTCGGCGGCGAGGTTAAGGGCTTTGAACCCACCGATTTCATTAACCGCAAAGACGTCCGCCGCATGGACCGATTCGCCCAGTTAGCCGTCGCCGCGGCCAGACAGGCAGTTGAAGCCGCCGGCTTTGATTGTGAAGCGCGGGGCGAAGAGACCGGCGTCATCATCGGCTCCGGTATCGGCGGCCTGACCACCATGTTCGAGCAGACTAAAGTATTTTTGGATAAAGGGCCCAGCCGTATTACCCCGTTTCTGATTCCGATGATGATTTCGGATATGGCCGCCGCCCAGGTTTCCATTTCCCTGGGGCTCAAGGGGCCCAATTTCTGTACCACCTCGGCGTGCTCTTCGGGTTCCGATGCCATCGGCGTTGCCTTCGAAAGCATCAAACAGGGCCGCTCCGACGCTATGCTGGCCGGCGGGTCGGAATCCGGCATGAATCCGCTGGCTTTCGCCGCCTTCAACGCCCTCAATGCCCTGTCCACGGCTAACGATGACCCGCAACACGCCTCCCGCCCTTTTGATGCCGACCGCACCGGCTTCGTCATGAGCGAAGGCGCCGCGGTGCTGGTACTGGAAGAGCTTTCCGTGGCTCAGGCTCGCGGCGCTGATATTGTCGCCGAGATTATCGGCTACGGCGCCAGCGGCGACGCTTTCCACATCACCCAGCCGATTGAAAGCGGTGAAGGCGCCGCCCGGGCCATGGTCATGGCCTTCAAACGAGCCGGCATTGAACCGGCTGAAATTGACTATGTCAACGCCCACGGCACTTCCACTCAGCTCAACGACAAAATGGAGACCAGGGCCATCAAGACCGTTCTCGGTGACCATGCCTGTAAGGTTGCTGTCAGTTCCACCAAATCCATGCTGGGCCACTTGATTGGCGCCGCCGGTGCCACAGAGGCCGCCATCTGCGCTCTGACCATCAAAAATGGTATAATCCCGCCGACGATTAATTACACCACACCGGATCCTGATTGTGACCTTGACTATGTGCCCAACACCGCCCGCAAGGCAGACGTGCGAACTACGCTGTCCAACTCGTTTGGATTCGGCGGGCACAATTCCGTCCTCATTCTGCGACGCTTTTCATAG
- a CDS encoding nitroreductase (PFAM: nitroreductase~KEGG: gme:Gmet_2835 nitroreductase), translating to MDVLQAIKTRRSHRQYTETPVTEEELNTVLEAARWAPSWANSQSWHFVAVLDKGVKTRIADSLTGNRAVQAVRQAPVLIICCAEPGKSGCFDGVPVTDKGQYWYMYDAALAMQNISLAAHAIGLGTVHLGRFDSAMVGEIIGLPENLTVVAMTPLGHVPDDANPPAPPRKRLEEIVSYDTYGSADK from the coding sequence ATGGACGTCCTTCAGGCCATCAAGACACGGCGCAGTCACCGGCAGTACACCGAAACGCCGGTAACCGAAGAAGAACTGAACACGGTACTCGAAGCGGCGCGCTGGGCGCCCAGCTGGGCCAACAGTCAGTCATGGCATTTCGTTGCCGTACTGGACAAAGGCGTCAAGACGCGAATCGCCGACTCCCTGACCGGCAATCGCGCCGTCCAGGCGGTCAGGCAGGCGCCGGTACTCATTATCTGCTGTGCCGAGCCGGGCAAATCCGGCTGTTTCGACGGAGTGCCGGTGACCGACAAGGGGCAGTACTGGTATATGTACGACGCCGCCCTGGCCATGCAGAATATTTCACTGGCCGCTCACGCCATCGGTCTGGGAACCGTTCACCTGGGCCGTTTCGATTCAGCCATGGTCGGTGAAATCATCGGTCTGCCGGAAAACCTGACGGTGGTGGCCATGACGCCGCTGGGTCATGTGCCGGATGACGCCAACCCGCCGGCGCCGCCGCGCAAACGGCTGGAGGAAATTGTCTCTTACGATACCTACGGATCTGCCGATAAATGA
- a CDS encoding hypothetical protein (KEGG: drt:Dret_0935 putative sensor with HAMP domain), whose translation MSLYRNRQFWLITALGLVFIMAVYTDLLRGQVPVGDEFQLVFFAIQQILFLTVVALATFRFGLNVGFTFWAVLGALTVPYAIIFLTTNWHPYLLLEFIIIGLVGLSAVGLINGYEQGKRKLLDYQRTLEDRVRERTQDLSEANQALEKDIIKRKKVEAELREALAEVKTLSGLLPICANCKQIRDDKGYWSSVEKYISTHSEAEFTHGICPDCLAKLYPSYYGPDGKRKTRSGENG comes from the coding sequence ATGAGTTTATATCGTAACCGACAATTCTGGCTGATAACAGCCCTGGGTCTGGTATTCATCATGGCCGTATATACTGATCTTCTGAGGGGTCAGGTACCGGTCGGTGACGAGTTCCAGCTGGTTTTCTTCGCCATTCAACAGATACTGTTCCTGACCGTAGTAGCGCTGGCTACCTTTCGCTTTGGGCTCAATGTAGGTTTTACCTTCTGGGCAGTGCTGGGAGCGCTGACGGTGCCCTACGCCATCATTTTTTTGACAACCAACTGGCACCCCTATCTTCTGCTGGAGTTTATCATCATCGGACTGGTTGGTCTGAGCGCCGTCGGCCTCATCAACGGCTATGAGCAGGGCAAACGCAAACTGCTCGACTACCAGCGGACGCTGGAAGACAGGGTCAGGGAACGCACCCAGGATTTGAGCGAGGCCAACCAGGCTTTGGAAAAGGACATCATCAAACGCAAGAAAGTGGAAGCGGAATTGCGCGAGGCACTGGCCGAGGTCAAGACGCTGTCCGGATTACTGCCCATCTGTGCCAACTGCAAGCAGATAAGAGACGATAAAGGCTACTGGAGCAGTGTCGAGAAGTATATCAGCACCCACTCCGAAGCCGAATTCACTCACGGTATCTGTCCGGACTGTCTGGCCAAACTTTACCCCAGCTACTACGGCCCCGACGGCAAACGCAAGACCCGCTCCGGCGAAAATGGCTGA
- a CDS encoding hypothetical protein (KEGG: cfa:480488 microtubule-associated protein tau) has product MADKHSSKYGKKKKKQKPGYRPEAGTAPVYPTTATPDRREPVKTEPAAAKTFVVTRPVAMPDLTAELKRIGIIGGVLLAVLVAAALLIG; this is encoded by the coding sequence ATGGCTGATAAGCACTCCTCCAAATACGGTAAGAAAAAGAAAAAGCAAAAGCCGGGTTACCGGCCTGAGGCCGGGACAGCCCCCGTCTATCCGACAACGGCTACGCCTGACCGACGGGAACCGGTAAAGACGGAACCGGCGGCCGCTAAAACCTTCGTCGTTACCCGCCCGGTAGCCATGCCTGACCTGACCGCCGAACTTAAGCGTATCGGCATCATCGGCGGCGTTCTGCTGGCGGTGCTGGTGGCGGCGGCTTTGCTCATCGGCTGA
- a CDS encoding single-stranded-DNA-specific exonuclease RecJ (KEGG: deg:DehalGT_0808 single-stranded-DNA-specific exonuclease RecJ~TIGRFAM: single-stranded-DNA-specific exonuclease RecJ~PFAM: phosphoesterase RecJ domain protein; phosphoesterase DHHA1), with protein sequence MHGARWQVADGAVPEDLGRAYPGLMARVMANRGITTATEAELFLAGDARLVGDPMLLPDIQPAMTRIYRAILGHEAVVVYGDYDTDGITATAIMVTGLKRLGANASPYIPHRLSEGYGLKTDALKKMAAEGVSLVVSVDCGVNAVAEVKTAAKMGIDVIITDHHLPGHELPPAVAVINPKRPDSEYPFTELSGAGVAFKVVEALFHGMGKPLPQEHFLELTALGTIADIMPLTGENRYLVKEGLKHLNDHPSPGLTEIINLSRLRTGQLDAESISWQVAPRLNAAGRLNHAIAGYNLLTATSAGEAAELAAELEAQNIERQRLTLLYVNKARDRVLAEPLKSLLFIEDEECPQGILGLVAGRLSDEFYRPSIVVRRDGELATASCRSIPGFNITAAIDRCGHLLAHYGGHAQAAGFSLKPKDLPELAMMLGEIAERELASLDLQPVLHIDAEAMLKELGGGLFQMLQRLAPFGQGNRPPLFVSRCVTAAGYRTIGASGDHLKMRLTQGGVVWEAIAFRQAARMLEILPDPLDIVYNLEMDRFNGRETLRLNIVDFAPSV encoded by the coding sequence ATGCACGGCGCCCGCTGGCAGGTAGCCGACGGCGCCGTTCCGGAAGACCTCGGCCGAGCTTATCCCGGCCTGATGGCCCGCGTCATGGCCAACCGCGGCATAACCACGGCGACCGAGGCTGAACTGTTCCTGGCCGGAGATGCCCGGCTGGTCGGCGATCCGATGCTTCTGCCCGACATTCAGCCGGCCATGACCCGTATCTACCGGGCCATACTGGGCCACGAAGCTGTAGTCGTTTACGGTGATTACGACACCGACGGCATTACCGCCACCGCCATCATGGTCACCGGCCTGAAAAGGCTGGGGGCGAATGCCTCCCCGTATATCCCCCACCGCCTGAGCGAAGGCTATGGTCTGAAAACCGACGCCTTGAAGAAGATGGCCGCTGAAGGCGTCAGTCTGGTGGTCAGCGTAGATTGCGGCGTCAACGCAGTTGCCGAGGTGAAGACTGCCGCCAAAATGGGAATAGACGTCATCATCACCGACCATCACCTGCCGGGACACGAGCTACCGCCGGCGGTAGCTGTAATCAACCCCAAGCGGCCGGATTCCGAATATCCCTTCACCGAACTATCGGGCGCCGGCGTCGCCTTCAAAGTGGTTGAGGCGTTGTTCCACGGCATGGGCAAACCGTTGCCGCAGGAGCATTTCCTGGAACTGACCGCGCTGGGCACCATTGCCGACATCATGCCGTTGACGGGCGAAAACCGTTACCTGGTCAAAGAGGGCTTGAAGCATCTGAATGACCACCCGTCACCGGGCTTGACCGAAATTATCAACCTGTCCCGGCTTCGGACAGGTCAACTGGATGCCGAAAGTATCTCCTGGCAAGTGGCGCCGCGGCTGAATGCCGCCGGCCGGCTCAATCACGCTATCGCCGGTTATAACCTGTTGACCGCAACCTCAGCCGGCGAAGCGGCAGAACTGGCCGCGGAGCTTGAAGCCCAGAACATCGAGCGCCAGCGGTTGACCTTGCTTTATGTCAATAAAGCGCGGGACAGAGTGCTTGCCGAGCCGTTGAAATCCCTGTTATTCATTGAAGACGAAGAGTGTCCCCAGGGTATCCTGGGCCTGGTGGCCGGGCGTCTGAGCGATGAATTTTATCGACCATCCATTGTCGTCCGCCGTGACGGTGAACTGGCCACCGCCAGTTGCCGCTCTATCCCCGGTTTCAATATCACCGCGGCTATTGACCGTTGCGGGCACCTGCTGGCTCACTATGGCGGCCATGCGCAAGCGGCAGGTTTCAGCCTGAAGCCGAAAGACCTGCCGGAGCTGGCCATGATGCTGGGCGAGATTGCCGAGCGTGAACTGGCATCGCTCGACCTCCAGCCGGTACTGCATATCGATGCCGAAGCAATGCTGAAGGAACTGGGCGGCGGGCTGTTTCAGATGCTTCAGCGGCTGGCCCCTTTCGGTCAGGGCAACCGGCCACCCCTTTTCGTATCGAGATGCGTCACCGCCGCCGGGTATCGGACTATCGGAGCTTCCGGCGACCATCTCAAGATGAGACTGACCCAGGGAGGCGTCGTCTGGGAAGCCATTGCCTTCCGCCAGGCCGCCCGGATGCTGGAAATACTCCCCGACCCGCTGGATATCGTGTATAATCTGGAAATGGACCGTTTCAACGGACGCGAAACGTTACGGCTCAACATCGTGGACTTCGCCCCATCGGTCTGA
- a CDS encoding tyrosine recombinase XerD (KEGG: deg:DehalGT_0956 tyrosine recombinase XerD~TIGRFAM: tyrosine recombinase XerD~PFAM: integrase family protein; integrase domain protein SAM domain protein) — MKTDVDNFLNYLMVEKGFSGNTRDAYHNDLYQLADFSTRCLRQRGDQDLWDNFNRQDMLSYLLDLKERNYAVTTVVRKLAAAKSFFSFLLEENKIRQNPTDNIESPKVGKPLPDAISVQQVKALLEQPTLAGGPEAKRDRAMLELLYASGMRVSELIGLDLADVDCDEEQVRCFGKGNKERIIPIHPQAARIVSEYIEEVRPRLVRSNDEKALFLNRRGERLTRQGLWQILKEYAVAAGLNGQVTPHTLRHSFATHMLNGGADLRSVQELLGHANISTTQIYTHLTSDHIRRAYDSAHPRARK, encoded by the coding sequence ATGAAAACAGATGTCGATAACTTTCTGAATTACCTGATGGTGGAAAAAGGGTTTTCCGGCAATACCCGGGACGCCTATCACAATGACCTGTACCAGTTGGCGGATTTCAGTACCCGGTGCCTGCGCCAGCGGGGCGACCAGGACCTGTGGGATAACTTCAACAGACAGGACATGCTGTCTTATCTGCTCGACCTGAAGGAGCGCAACTACGCGGTGACCACCGTGGTGCGCAAGCTGGCGGCGGCCAAGAGTTTTTTCAGCTTTCTGCTGGAAGAAAACAAAATCCGCCAGAACCCTACCGACAATATCGAGTCACCCAAGGTGGGTAAACCTCTCCCCGATGCCATCTCCGTCCAGCAGGTAAAGGCGCTGTTGGAACAGCCGACCCTGGCCGGCGGACCGGAAGCCAAGCGCGACCGGGCCATGCTGGAACTGCTGTATGCCAGCGGCATGCGGGTCAGTGAACTGATAGGGCTCGACCTGGCTGACGTGGATTGTGACGAGGAGCAGGTGCGTTGCTTCGGTAAGGGCAATAAAGAACGGATAATTCCCATTCATCCCCAGGCGGCCCGGATAGTATCTGAATACATCGAAGAAGTCCGGCCCCGACTGGTTCGCAGTAATGATGAAAAAGCGTTGTTTCTCAATCGGCGGGGAGAACGCCTGACCCGCCAGGGCCTGTGGCAGATTCTCAAGGAATACGCCGTGGCCGCCGGCCTGAACGGACAGGTGACGCCGCATACCCTGCGACATTCATTCGCCACCCATATGCTCAACGGAGGCGCTGATTTGAGGTCTGTCCAGGAACTCTTAGGCCACGCCAATATATCCACTACCCAGATATATACCCATCTGACTTCGGATCACATCCGGCGCGCCTACGACTCGGCCCACCCCCGGGCCCGAAAGTAA
- a CDS encoding multi-sensor hybrid histidine kinase (TIGRFAM: PAS sensor protein~PFAM: ATP-binding region ATPase domain protein; histidine kinase A domain protein; PAS fold domain protein; 5TM Receptors of the LytS-YhcK type transmembrane region; response regulator receiver~KEGG: dev:DhcVS_1396 sensor histidine kinase/response regulator~SMART: ATP-binding region ATPase domain protein; histidine kinase A domain protein; PAS domain containing protein; response regulator receiver), which translates to MNLDYFYNIALLVLLVVVIELLMRHGGYRPGRYRAFLGVLIGAAAVLGMMNPVEFSPGLIFDGRSVLISVGGFIGGPVTAVISALIAIVYRLSLGGVGALVGVSVIIWSAALGVGFYYLRQRWGKRAVNPLALMAFGVAVHLGMLAIMFGLPGGMETEVIGSIALPVMTIFPIAVLIMCLLFLDQERYYQTVDQLEVREKELHEALANSRQTVQILRRYELIAGHSRDIILFLDATDGRIKEANKAAEEAYGYSREELQALKITDLRAPETLGDVQSQIVKANTDGILFETQHRRRDGSVFPVEVSSRGADIAGHRQLISVIRDITARKSADETQKQLKAKAEMSSRLAVVGEMAAGIAHEINNPLTGIIGFSELLMEQSELPENVRENVVIISRESQRIKDIVRRMLTFARQSAPQKSAVDIHELIDNTLELRKYVLETANIKVIRRYDMGLPWLTVDSGQMQQVFLNILVNAEHAMKEYHGRGEITISTQRAGDRIKLSFKDDGPGITDEVRPKLFQPFFTTKEPGEGTGLGLSLSLGIVQEHGGEITINSVDGQGAEFVIDLPATLAAEPIVNTSTEDYSVPDAGQKLKLLVVDDEPAVRTMVTRIFSGNGHTVDECPDAAEIIDRLASNEYDAILLDIRMPGLSGTELFSLILEKYPEQARRVIFITGDTSDPITRKYLETHRIAYVAKPFDRATLEAAVNRVITDYGNRSRPSA; encoded by the coding sequence ATGAACCTGGATTACTTTTATAACATCGCGCTCCTGGTGTTACTGGTGGTGGTCATTGAACTGCTGATGCGGCACGGCGGCTACCGTCCCGGCCGGTATCGGGCTTTTCTGGGGGTGCTCATCGGGGCGGCGGCTGTCCTGGGAATGATGAATCCGGTGGAATTTTCGCCCGGCCTGATATTTGACGGAAGGTCGGTACTTATCAGCGTCGGCGGCTTCATCGGCGGCCCGGTGACGGCAGTTATTTCAGCTCTCATCGCCATTGTTTATCGGCTGTCGCTTGGCGGCGTCGGCGCTCTGGTCGGCGTCAGTGTCATCATCTGGTCGGCGGCGCTGGGGGTCGGGTTCTATTATCTGCGGCAGAGGTGGGGTAAAAGGGCGGTCAATCCTCTTGCTCTGATGGCGTTTGGTGTTGCGGTGCATCTGGGTATGCTGGCTATCATGTTCGGTCTGCCCGGCGGCATGGAGACCGAGGTTATCGGAAGCATCGCCTTGCCGGTGATGACCATTTTTCCCATAGCGGTGCTCATCATGTGCCTGCTGTTTCTGGACCAGGAACGATATTATCAAACTGTAGATCAGCTGGAGGTCAGGGAAAAGGAATTACATGAAGCTCTGGCGAATTCCCGGCAGACGGTGCAGATTCTCCGGCGTTATGAGCTTATTGCCGGTCATTCCCGCGATATCATTCTGTTCCTGGACGCCACCGACGGCCGGATAAAGGAAGCCAATAAGGCGGCGGAAGAGGCCTATGGCTATTCCCGTGAGGAACTGCAAGCCCTGAAAATCACCGACCTGCGGGCGCCTGAGACTCTGGGTGATGTACAGAGCCAGATTGTGAAGGCCAATACCGATGGCATCCTTTTCGAGACTCAGCACCGCCGACGTGACGGCAGTGTTTTCCCGGTGGAGGTCAGTTCACGCGGCGCCGACATAGCCGGGCACCGACAGCTTATCAGTGTCATCCGGGACATCACCGCACGCAAGTCAGCCGACGAAACTCAAAAACAGCTCAAAGCCAAGGCCGAGATGTCTTCCCGTCTGGCGGTGGTGGGTGAGATGGCCGCCGGCATCGCGCACGAGATAAACAACCCTTTGACCGGGATAATTGGGTTTTCCGAACTGCTGATGGAACAGTCCGAACTTCCGGAAAACGTTCGGGAGAATGTCGTCATCATCTCCCGGGAGAGCCAGCGCATCAAGGATATAGTTCGGCGGATGTTGACCTTCGCCCGGCAGAGCGCGCCCCAGAAAAGCGCGGTCGATATTCACGAACTCATCGACAATACACTGGAACTGCGGAAATACGTTCTGGAAACGGCCAATATCAAGGTGATCCGGCGCTATGATATGGGCCTGCCGTGGCTTACCGTTGATTCCGGCCAGATGCAACAGGTTTTCCTGAATATACTGGTCAACGCCGAGCATGCCATGAAGGAATATCATGGCCGGGGGGAGATAACCATCTCTACCCAGCGGGCGGGAGACCGGATTAAACTGAGTTTTAAGGACGACGGTCCTGGAATAACGGACGAGGTCAGGCCGAAGCTGTTTCAACCCTTCTTTACCACCAAGGAACCGGGTGAGGGCACCGGGCTGGGGCTGTCGCTGTCGCTGGGTATTGTTCAGGAGCACGGCGGTGAAATCACAATAAATTCCGTTGACGGGCAGGGGGCCGAATTCGTCATCGACCTGCCGGCAACACTGGCCGCTGAGCCGATTGTAAACACATCGACGGAAGATTATTCTGTCCCTGATGCCGGACAAAAGCTGAAACTGCTGGTGGTCGACGACGAGCCTGCGGTGCGGACCATGGTCACCCGGATTTTCAGCGGCAACGGGCATACGGTGGACGAATGTCCCGACGCGGCCGAGATCATCGATCGGCTGGCTTCGAACGAATATGACGCTATCCTGCTGGATATCCGCATGCCGGGACTCAGCGGTACCGAGTTGTTCAGCCTGATTCTGGAAAAATATCCGGAACAGGCAAGGCGGGTGATATTCATTACCGGCGATACCTCTGACCCGATTACCCGGAAATACCTGGAAACTCATCGTATAGCATACGTGGCCAAACCGTTTGACCGGGCAACGCTGGAGGCCGCCGTCAACCGGGTTATAACCGATTACGGAAACCGGTCTCGGCCTTCGGCTTGA
- a CDS encoding protein of unknown function DUF205 (PFAM: protein of unknown function DUF205~KEGG: dev:DhcVS_838 hypothetical protein), with the protein MNETLAVILALVAAYFIGSVPLAYLMGRWVKGFDIRQVGTRNMGTMNTFYQVGFWPGMVVLAVDIGKGALAVAVARWLETPQLVELLAGMVAVAGHVLPVWLKFKGGKGGATCIGVLAFLMPWGIPIYIAAFGLLLLITRFPTLSYSIAFVTFGFVAWLIYDSMLFLGYTFVLLLIPGLQYIMRVRQIGERSTSFRDAVFRKSIKDRR; encoded by the coding sequence ATGAACGAAACATTGGCTGTTATCCTGGCCCTGGTAGCCGCCTACTTCATCGGCAGTGTCCCGTTGGCTTACCTGATGGGGCGCTGGGTCAAAGGCTTCGATATCCGGCAGGTCGGCACCAGAAACATGGGCACCATGAACACCTTCTACCAGGTGGGTTTCTGGCCCGGCATGGTGGTACTGGCCGTGGACATCGGCAAGGGAGCGCTGGCAGTAGCCGTCGCCCGCTGGCTGGAAACGCCCCAACTGGTGGAATTGCTTGCCGGCATGGTCGCCGTAGCCGGGCATGTCCTGCCGGTCTGGCTGAAATTCAAGGGCGGCAAGGGCGGGGCTACCTGCATCGGGGTGCTGGCCTTCCTGATGCCGTGGGGCATCCCCATCTATATAGCCGCCTTCGGTTTGCTCTTGCTGATAACCAGATTCCCGACGTTAAGCTACAGCATTGCCTTCGTGACATTCGGCTTTGTCGCCTGGCTGATATACGACTCCATGCTCTTTCTGGGCTACACTTTCGTGCTGTTGCTGATACCCGGCCTGCAATATATCATGCGGGTCAGGCAGATTGGCGAACGTTCCACGTCATTCCGGGACGCCGTGTTCCGCAAAAGCATCAAGGACCGGCGTTAA